GGAATCATTACTCATTTTTGGGGTTGGCGCAGTATTTTTTTCTTGATTGCCATTGGCTTGGGTTTAAGTTTGATTGCTATAAAAAAAGTTCATGATGAATGGTATGGACAAAAAGAACCTTTCGATATAAAGGGGAGTTTGCTTTATTTTTTTGCTAGTACCAGCTTATTATATGGTTGCTCAAGTTATGCGGAAAATTATTATGGGAAATATTTGATGGCATTAGGGTTAATATTGTTTGTTGTGTTTGTGTTAGTACAAAGAAAAATAATTAATCCAGTTTTGAATATTAAATTATTTTCTAAGAATATAATATTTGCAATGTCTAATCTCGCCGCTATGATAAATTATAGTGCGACCTTTGCGATTAGTTTTGTGTTATCACTATATTTGCAGTTAATACAAAATTTGGACGCTCCGACCGCCGGCATGATTATTTTAATTCAACCGTTGTTAATGGCACTGTTTTCACCGTTGGCAGGGAGCTTGTCAGATAAAATTCAACCGAGAATTGTCGCAACGGTGGGGATGGCTTTAAATACTATCGGGTTAGTATTATTACTCTTTATCTCGGAAACAAGTAGTGTTTTTTATATCGCTGGAGCCTTGGTGATAATAGGATTAGGCTTTGCATTATTCTCGTCGCCGAATAATAATGCTATTATGAGTGCAGTTGAACAAAAAGATCACGGTGTTGCGGCCTCGGTGTTGTCGGCCATGCGATTATTTGGCCAAGGTTTTAGCATGGCCTTGGTTAATTTGTTTTTATCATTTTTTATAAACCTTGAACCTGATTATCATAAGGCGTTGTTACTTGGTTTTAAAAATATTTTTGTGGTTTTTAGTGGATTAAGCTTTGTGGGAATTTTTATTTCGCTGGCTAGAGGGAAGAATAAAGATAAATAGTTTTGTTGTAAGTGTTGCAAAAAAATATAGATAATGTTATAATTCTAAGGTCGTATGACAGTTAGGTTTAAAAAGTTTTTTTGAACCTTCCCTGCTCCGTAAGGAGCCATTAGTCCAGAGAGGGAGGTGATTTCGTGAGAAAATACGAAGTCATATTCATTGTTAAGCCACTTGATGAAGAAGCTATTAATGGTGTTGTTGCTAAATTCGAAAACATCATTACTACTAATGGTGGTAACATTGACAAGATTGATCGTTGGGGTAAAAAACGTCTTGCTTATGAAATAAAAGATAACACAGACGGATATTACTGCTTATTCTACATTACAGCTGAGCCTGCAGTTATTAACGAGGTTGACCGTGTAATGAAGATTACTGATGAGATCTTGAAACACATGATAATTAAAGACGAAGAATAATAAAAGCCAGGGGGAGTAAACCATGAATAAGGTTATATTGGTTGGGCGCCTTGCACAAGATCCGGAAGTTCGTTATACACAAGGTGGCAAAGCTGTTGCCAGCTTTAATCTTGCGGTAAATCGTTTTGGTGGTGGAAGTGCTCAAAAGGAGTCTGCTGATTTTATACCCATCGTAGCATGGGAGAAACTGGCCGAGATTTGTGGAAATAATCTTACTAAAGGAAGTCAGATCTTGGTTGAAGGACGTTTGCAAATCCGCTCTTATGAAACACAAGATGGTCAAAAACGTCGTGTTTCAGAAGTAGTTGCTCAAAGTATTGAGTTTTTAGGTAGTAAACGTGCGGCAGCAGAAGGTGGCTCGTCATCATCTGTTGATATGAACTCCTTTGGCAGTGAGGTCTTCCCTGAAGAAGAAATACCATTTTAAAGGGAGGTAAGTCCTATGAAACGTGAAAGAGGTAGAAAACCTAAGAAAAAAGTTTGTAGTTTCTGCGTAGATAAAGTTGAAGCTATCGATTATAAAGACGTTCCTAAATTACGTCGTTACGTTACAGAACGCGGTAAAATTTTACCACGTCGTATTTCTGGTAACTGCGCTAAACATCAACGTCAAGTTACAGTTGCTATTAAACGTGCTCGTAACATTGCGTTATTGCCGTTTACAGCTGAATAAAGCAAGTAAAAGAGCCTTTTTTGAGGCTCTTTTTTTATTAAAATTAATAATAATGTTAAGTTTTTGTGATGTTTGGCAGGAAGAAAGATATTTAAGTTAGAATATAATAAGATTAATTTCTTTAAAATAGAAGATGGTTTTAGGTGGCAAGAGGAGGAAAAATGGAGAAAACAACTAAGCCAATAATGGAAGGTGGCATTTTAGCAGGAATTGCGATTGTTATGGCTATGCTAGGAGTATATCTACCGTTATTGGGAATTGCGTTTATTTATACATGGTCAGTTCCGTTAATTGTGTTGGCAGTTCGCCATGATTTTAAGTGGAGTGTATTGACGGCAGTTGTTATAACAATTTTGACAGCACTGTTATTATCACCACTGACGGCATTGTCGTTAATGCTGATTTATGGTATTTTTGGGATTGCTATTGGGCAATGTATTAGGCTTAATTTTACTCCGATAAAAACAGTTATTATTTCAAGTATAGTGTCGATTTTATCATTAACACTTTACTTGAGCTTGAGCTTTATGTTAACAAATATAAATCCAATTGATGAACAAGAAAAATTTATTAGCCAAGTTAGTACTGTTGCGGTACAAGTTTATACTGAAGCAAATGTTCCGACTGAAAAAATTGCTGAAATAACAGAGGCAACTACCAAAATGGCAAGCGATGTAAAAATGTTATTTCCGCTCATTATTATTTGCTTTGGCTTTTTGAGCGTGTGGCTTAATTATAAGGTGGCGGGTCTGGTTTTAAATCGACTAGGAACTTTTGTTGAGCCTATTCCAAGCTTTAGTAATTGGCGATTTTCAACTTTGGCGTTGTATATTTACGCTTTTGCCTTGGTTGGCTTATATTGGGGAACTACCAGAGAAATTTACTTATTGAAGCAACTATCTTATAATATTCAGCAACTGGCTAATATTATAATGTTACTACAAGGGTTATCGTTGTGTTATTATTTGGCGAAAAAATATAATTTGTCAAAGATGGTCTGGAGTATTATACTGATTTTAATATTTTTAAATGGCTTTATGATTCAAACGGTGGCAATTGCCGGAGCGTTTGATATGATTATTGATTATCGCAAAAGAATTAATAATACCTAGAATAAATGGAGGGCAAAATTATGCCTCAAGGTTTTTCAAGCTGGATTGACACTTGTATCTATTTAACGGTTATATTGTGTTTGATGCTGATAATATTGGTTTATAATAAATATTTCGCATTTATGGGCTTTATATTGTTAGTCGCGTTATTTTTTTATGGGCGTGATCGTTATCGTGAACGTAAGAAAATTTTTGATAACTATGTTGAATGTGTAGCAAAAAATATCAATGAATTATCAAATTATGCCATTGATAAGTTTCCGATTGCTATTGCTGTAATAAATTCTGCCGGCAATGTTCAGTGGACTAATAATGAATTTAATAGCTGGTTTGAAGGTAAGGTTGAATACGACTGTAATATTTCAGAGGTTATTGCGGACTTACCGCTAGATAAAATGTGGGCTAAAGATGGAGAATTTGTGTTATTGTCTAATGAACGCTACTTTAATATTAAGCACCGTTTACTAGTAACACCGGGCGAACCGAAGGGGTTATTGGTTTTATATGTTGGTGATGTCACTGCGTTTGAAATGTTAAAGCAAGATTATTTATTAGAAATGCCCGCCTTGGCGTATGTACAAATTGATAATTATGACGATGTGCTACAAGGCTTAACTGATTCACAACGAACTGATGTTATCGTTGAAGTAAATAAGCTGTTAGAGGGTTGGGCTGGTGACGTTGGGGCCTTTATCAAAAAAATCTCGGAAGATAGTTATATTACTGTGCTAAATCGTAAGTCGCTTAATAAAGTTATCAATGATAAATTTGATGTTTTGGATAAAGTTAAAGCAGTTCATGGTGCAAATCGCTACCCTGTAACTCTTAGTATGGGGGTAGCAGTGGGTGCGGTTAATATGATTGACTTAGGAGAAATCGCACAAACTGGGTTAGACTTAGCACTAGGCCGTGGCGGTGATCAGGTTGTTCTTGATAATGAGGGCGCAAGACAATTTTATGGTGGGAAAGCTAAGGCGGTAGAAAAGCATACCAGAGTAAAAGCCAGAGTTGTGGCTCATGCACTGTATGAAACCATTTTAAATGCTGATTTTGTCTTGATTATGAGTCATCAAAATGAAGATTTTGATAGTTTGGGAGCAGCGATGGGTGTTGCTAAAATGGCTCGACATCTTAACAAAAAAGCTTATATTGCCGTTAGTGATTTTAATGTTTCGGTGAATCGTTTAATGGAAATGACCGCTGATTATGCTGAATATGATAATCTGTTTGTTGATCGGACCGATGCAATTGCCTTGGCGGCGGCTAATCCGGTGTTATTTGTTGTGGACACCCATATTCCGGAGATGACAGCAGTGCCGGAATTATTAAATAAGAGCGACAACATCATTGTAATAGATCATCATCGCCGATCAGAAAACTTCATCAATAAAGCCTTACTGGTTTACTTAGAGCCATCGGCCTCTTCTACGGCGGAATTGGTGACAGAATTGTTAATGTATTTTTCGGAAAATATTGATTTAACGAGGATTGAAGCTACGGGGCTGTATGCCGGAATTGTTGTTGATACGAAAAATTTTGCAGTACAAACCGGTGTTAGAACCTTTGATGCAGCGGCATATTTAAGGCGTGCCGGTGCTGATCCGGGCATTGTAAAAATGTTATTCCGCGAAGACTATGCAGAAACCGTAATTAGAGCGGAAGCAATTGCTAAGGCTGAAGCCTTGCCGAATGGTATTATAATTACAATGTGTAAGAAGCCGGTGAAAAATATCCAGGTAACAGCAGCGCAGGTTGCGGATGCACTCCTTAAAATTGATAAAGTTAAAATGAGTTTGGTTTTATTTCAATTAGAGGATGCTGTCGGCATTAGTGCTCGCTCTAATGGTGAAGTCAATGTTCAAATTATCATGGAAGAGTTTGGCGGAGGTGGACATCAAACTGTCGCTGGAGCACAAGTAAAAGAAATTAATATTGAAGAGTTGCGGTGTAAGGTACTTGATATCAGCACCAAATATATTGAGGAGAGTGAAGAAGATGAAAGTAATTCTACAACAAGAAGTTAAAAAATTAGGTAAAAAAGGTGATGTCATCGAAGTATCAGAAGGTTATGCAAGAAATTTTTTATTGCCGAAAAAATATGCAATTGAGGCGACAGCCGTTAATGTTAATAGTGTTAAACTAAAAAAAGAGTCAGAAGCCAGAAAACAACAGCAAGCGGTGGATGAAGCTAAATTAATGGCGGCACAATTAAGTAAAATTGAAGTAACTATTCCTGTTAAAATTGGTGATGGCGGAAAACTTTTTGGTTCAGTAACTGGTAAAGATATTGCTGATGTCTTGAAGGAAAAAAACAATATTGATATTGATAGAAGAAAAATAGAGCTTAAAGAAGGTATTAAAGCTGTAGGAGAATATGAAGCTGTTATTAGGGTTCATCCAGAAATAACAAGTAAAATTAAGGTTCATATAATCGCCGGCTAGGAAGAGGCTGTTAATGAGAAAGTTTTTAGATAAATTGATGAAAAAGAAACAAGAAGAACCAATAGAAGTTTTGCCTAATGTTAAATATGAAGAATTTAGCGGTCAAGTGGCCGCTTTATACACTTTATTAGCTAATATTTTTGGTTCTGATAAAATAATTTTACGCGCAGGTAATTTAGATGCGCTAGAGCAAATGCGTTCAGATGATTTATATGAACGCATTATTGCTCTGCAAAAACTAGTTTATGAAGATCCGACTATTGATAAGATTCCTAATAATGAAGAAATTCCGCAGATTTTAGATGATATTGAATATGAATTAGCTGATTTAATGGCAAGACGCAGTGTAGAAGATAAAATTGAGAAAAAAGTTGCGGAAAAAATGGAAGAGCGCCACCAAGAATATATTAAAGAAATTAGAATGCAGATTTTAAAAGATGAAGAAAAGACTTCAGAGAGCACGCAAAGTCTCAACCGTTTAGCAGAATTAGAAAAACTTGATAAAACCAAGTTGACGAAATCGGCAATGGAGTTATTGCGTCCGGCAACTTTAGATGAAGTTGTAGGACAAGAACGAGCAGTGGAAGCCTTGCGGGCAAAGTTGGCCTCGCCATATCCACAACATTTGATTTTATATGGACCACCTGGTGTTGGTAAAACTACAGCGGCTAGATTGGTGCTGGAAGAAGCTCGCAAAGCTAAATTCACTCCTTTTGCCGAGACTGCGCCGTTTGTAGAAACTGATGGTACGACGTTAAGATGGGATCCGCGGGACATGACTAATCCGTTATTGGGGTCGGTACATGATCCTATTTACCAAGGAGCAAGGCGTGATCTGGCTGATACCGGTATTCCTGAGCCTAAAACGGGCTTGGTGACTGAAGCTCATGGCGGAATTTTATTTATTGATGAAATTGGTGAAATGGATCCGATGCTACAAAATAAGTTATTGAAGGTACTAGAAGATAAAAGAGTGTTTTTTGATTCGACTTATTATGATGCTAATGATGAAAATGTACCTAAGTATATTAAAAAATTATTTGAGGAAGGTGCACCGGCGGATTTTGTAATGATTGGTGCGACTACTCGGGAACCTGAGGATATTAATGCAGCAATCAGATCGCGGTGTGCTGAGATTTATTTTGAGCCACTGACACCGAAACATATTCAAGAAATTGTAAAAAACGCAGCTAGTAAGCTTAATGTTGCGATTGATGAAGCTGTGCCCAAAATTATCTCTGATTATACGATTGAAGGTCGAAAGGCAATTAATATTTTGGCCGATGCGTATAGCTTGGCATTATATCGTAATGGTGATAATGCTGAAAATATCGTTATTGATAAAAATGATATTTATCGAGTGGTGCAAGTTAGTAGACTATCACCATATGTTAATAAAATGGCCGCAGAAAAATCTGAAGTCGGTAAAATTTTCGGACTTGGTGTCGCGGGCTACTTAGGCTCGGTGTTGGAAATTGAAGCGGTGTCTTTTGCAGCGAATGAAAAAGGCAAAGGCACTATTAGATTTAATGAAACCGCCGGCAGTATGGCTAAGGATTCAGTGTTTAATGCGGCGGCGGTAGTGCGAAAAATAACCGGAGAAGATTTAAGTAATTATGATGTGCACATTAATATTATTGGTGGTGGCCGAATTGATGGTCCTTCAGCCGGAACGGCAATTTTAATTGCGATTATTTCCGCCATTACTAATACCCCAATCAGGCAAAATGCTGCGCTTACCGGTGAAATATCGATTCAAGGCAAGGTTAAAGCCGTTGGTGGCGTATTCGAAAAAGCTTATGGTGCTAAACAAGCCGGCATTACAACTTTAGTTATTCCCAAGGAAAATGAACAAGATATTCCTAAAGAACATTTAGGACTTAACATCGTGCCGGTAGAAACGGCCGAAGAGGCGTTACAGGTATTGTTTGAAGAACCGATAAAGTAAAGATAGAAGGGAGGAACTTTTTTGATCGAAAGAGTACCACCACAAAATATAGAAGCAGAGCAAGCTGTTATTGGCGGAATGCTCATTGAAAAAGAAGCAATTTCAAAAGTTGCCGAATTTTTAAAAGCAGATGATTTTTATCGAGAAGCTCATCGCTTGATTTTTGAAGCAATGTTGGAATTGTTTAATAAAAATGAAGCAGTCGATTTGGTGACCGTAACAGAAGTATTGCGAAAAAATGATAAGTTGGAGGCTGTTGGTGGCATCGCGTATATAACTTCATTGGCCAATAGTGTCCCAACTGCTGCTAATATTAATTATCATGGAAAAATCGTTGAAGAGAAGGCTTTGTTAAGAGGTTTGATTAATTCTGCGACTCATATTGCTAGTATGGGCTATGAAGATACTGAAGCGGTTGCGGATATTATTGATAAAGCAGAAAAAATGATTTTAGAAGTTTCAGAGCGAAAAATGTCCGGTGATTTTGTACCGATTAAGAGTATTATTTTTGATGCTTTCGGCAAAATTGAACAATTATATGCTTCTAAAGGGGGCATTACAGGTTTAGCGACCGGTTTTAAAGATTTAGATAAAATTACTTCAGGGTTACAGCCATCAGATTTAATTTTAGTAGCAGCCAGACCGAGTATGGGGAAAACTGCGTTTACTCTAAATATTGCTTCGCATGTTGCAATCAGAGAGAAAAAGGCAGTGGCTTTTTTCTCTCTGGAGATGTCTAAAGAACAGCTGGTACAGCGGATGCTTTGTTCGGAAGCTACTATTGATTCACAACGATTGAGAATTGGTGAATTAGAAGAACGTGACTGGACGAAGTTAATTAGTGCGGCGGATCGCTTATCTTCAGCACCGATTTATATTGACGATACTCCGGGAATTACGGTGATGGAGATGCGTTCAAAAGCGCGTCGCCTAAAAATTGAACATGACTTACAACTAATTATTATTGACTATTTACAATTAATGCAAGGTAGCAGTAATAAAGGTGGCGATAATCGTCAACAAGAAATTTCAGAAATATCGCGTTCCTTAAAGGCGTTGGCAAGAGAGCTAAACTTGCCTGTCATAGCACTGTCACAGCTTAGTCGTAGCGTAGAGTCGCGACAAATTAAAAAGCCGATGTTGAGTGATTTGCGTGAATCAGGTTCCTTAGAGCAAGATGCCGATATTGTATCGTTTTTATATCGTGAAGATTATTATAATCCGGAAACAGAAAATAAAAACATTACCGATATTATTATTGCAAAACACCGTAATGGTCCGGTGGATACCGTTCAATTATTCTTCCACAAACAATTTACAAAATTCTGCGATTTATCGCGAGTGCAAGAATAAATAATGTTAATTATCGTTGTGGGCTGACAAATAAAAGTTGAAAATTAACTTTGACCTTTGTCGGTTCCACAGCGACAAACAGTTTTTAAAGATAAAAAACTGAACTTATACTTTACAGTAAAAAAGGTTATAAGCTGATTATTATGCTGTTATTGTAAATACAACCTAGTTAAAAATTGATAAAGATATTGACACTACTGGTTTGTAATGCTATGATAATCAAGGGAAAAAATGATTTAGTTATTAAACTCAGATTAGGATAAATCCTATTTGAGTTATTTTTATTGTTTAAAATAAAAAAATCCAAGAACTGTCTTGTTTTATATACTAAAATATCATGTATTATAGTGTTGGCAGTTTATTAAGGAGTGTAAAGTTATGTCATCTGTAGTTGTAATGGGGACCCAATGGGGCGATGAAGGTAAAGGGAAAATAGTTGATTATTTAGCGGAAAAAGCTGATGTTATTGTTCGTTATCAAGGTGGCAGCAATGCTGGTCACACAGTAGTAGTTGATGGCGAAGAATTTAAACTGCGCTTATTGCCTTCCGGTATTTTATATAAAGGGAAAAAATGTGTAATCGCTAATGGGGTTGTAGTAGACCCAGGCGTATTAATTGAAGAACTTAACGGGATGGTTAAAAAAGGTGTTGATATTGCTGGAATTAGAATTTCCAATAGAGCACATGTTATTATGCCATATCATAAAGTTATTGATGAGTTAGAAGAAGAAGCTCGTGGCGATCATAAGATTGGT
This portion of the Negativicutes bacterium genome encodes:
- a CDS encoding MFS transporter, which gives rise to GIITHFWGWRSIFFLIAIGLGLSLIAIKKVHDEWYGQKEPFDIKGSLLYFFASTSLLYGCSSYAENYYGKYLMALGLILFVVFVLVQRKIINPVLNIKLFSKNIIFAMSNLAAMINYSATFAISFVLSLYLQLIQNLDAPTAGMIILIQPLLMALFSPLAGSLSDKIQPRIVATVGMALNTIGLVLLLFISETSSVFYIAGALVIIGLGFALFSSPNNNAIMSAVEQKDHGVAASVLSAMRLFGQGFSMALVNLFLSFFINLEPDYHKALLLGFKNIFVVFSGLSFVGIFISLARGKNKDK
- a CDS encoding 30S ribosomal protein S6, whose amino-acid sequence is MRKYEVIFIVKPLDEEAINGVVAKFENIITTNGGNIDKIDRWGKKRLAYEIKDNTDGYYCLFYITAEPAVINEVDRVMKITDEILKHMIIKDEE
- a CDS encoding single-stranded DNA-binding protein; its protein translation is MNKVILVGRLAQDPEVRYTQGGKAVASFNLAVNRFGGGSAQKESADFIPIVAWEKLAEICGNNLTKGSQILVEGRLQIRSYETQDGQKRRVSEVVAQSIEFLGSKRAAAEGGSSSSVDMNSFGSEVFPEEEIPF
- a CDS encoding 30S ribosomal protein S18, whose amino-acid sequence is MKRERGRKPKKKVCSFCVDKVEAIDYKDVPKLRRYVTERGKILPRRISGNCAKHQRQVTVAIKRARNIALLPFTAE
- a CDS encoding YybS family protein, which encodes MEKTTKPIMEGGILAGIAIVMAMLGVYLPLLGIAFIYTWSVPLIVLAVRHDFKWSVLTAVVITILTALLLSPLTALSLMLIYGIFGIAIGQCIRLNFTPIKTVIISSIVSILSLTLYLSLSFMLTNINPIDEQEKFISQVSTVAVQVYTEANVPTEKIAEITEATTKMASDVKMLFPLIIICFGFLSVWLNYKVAGLVLNRLGTFVEPIPSFSNWRFSTLALYIYAFALVGLYWGTTREIYLLKQLSYNIQQLANIIMLLQGLSLCYYLAKKYNLSKMVWSIILILIFLNGFMIQTVAIAGAFDMIIDYRKRINNT
- a CDS encoding DHH family phosphoesterase; this encodes MPQGFSSWIDTCIYLTVILCLMLIILVYNKYFAFMGFILLVALFFYGRDRYRERKKIFDNYVECVAKNINELSNYAIDKFPIAIAVINSAGNVQWTNNEFNSWFEGKVEYDCNISEVIADLPLDKMWAKDGEFVLLSNERYFNIKHRLLVTPGEPKGLLVLYVGDVTAFEMLKQDYLLEMPALAYVQIDNYDDVLQGLTDSQRTDVIVEVNKLLEGWAGDVGAFIKKISEDSYITVLNRKSLNKVINDKFDVLDKVKAVHGANRYPVTLSMGVAVGAVNMIDLGEIAQTGLDLALGRGGDQVVLDNEGARQFYGGKAKAVEKHTRVKARVVAHALYETILNADFVLIMSHQNEDFDSLGAAMGVAKMARHLNKKAYIAVSDFNVSVNRLMEMTADYAEYDNLFVDRTDAIALAAANPVLFVVDTHIPEMTAVPELLNKSDNIIVIDHHRRSENFINKALLVYLEPSASSTAELVTELLMYFSENIDLTRIEATGLYAGIVVDTKNFAVQTGVRTFDAAAYLRRAGADPGIVKMLFREDYAETVIRAEAIAKAEALPNGIIITMCKKPVKNIQVTAAQVADALLKIDKVKMSLVLFQLEDAVGISARSNGEVNVQIIMEEFGGGGHQTVAGAQVKEINIEELRCKVLDISTKYIEESEEDESNSTTRS
- the rplI gene encoding 50S ribosomal protein L9; translation: MKVILQQEVKKLGKKGDVIEVSEGYARNFLLPKKYAIEATAVNVNSVKLKKESEARKQQQAVDEAKLMAAQLSKIEVTIPVKIGDGGKLFGSVTGKDIADVLKEKNNIDIDRRKIELKEGIKAVGEYEAVIRVHPEITSKIKVHIIAG
- the lonC gene encoding Lon family ATP-dependent protease, which translates into the protein MRKFLDKLMKKKQEEPIEVLPNVKYEEFSGQVAALYTLLANIFGSDKIILRAGNLDALEQMRSDDLYERIIALQKLVYEDPTIDKIPNNEEIPQILDDIEYELADLMARRSVEDKIEKKVAEKMEERHQEYIKEIRMQILKDEEKTSESTQSLNRLAELEKLDKTKLTKSAMELLRPATLDEVVGQERAVEALRAKLASPYPQHLILYGPPGVGKTTAARLVLEEARKAKFTPFAETAPFVETDGTTLRWDPRDMTNPLLGSVHDPIYQGARRDLADTGIPEPKTGLVTEAHGGILFIDEIGEMDPMLQNKLLKVLEDKRVFFDSTYYDANDENVPKYIKKLFEEGAPADFVMIGATTREPEDINAAIRSRCAEIYFEPLTPKHIQEIVKNAASKLNVAIDEAVPKIISDYTIEGRKAINILADAYSLALYRNGDNAENIVIDKNDIYRVVQVSRLSPYVNKMAAEKSEVGKIFGLGVAGYLGSVLEIEAVSFAANEKGKGTIRFNETAGSMAKDSVFNAAAVVRKITGEDLSNYDVHINIIGGGRIDGPSAGTAILIAIISAITNTPIRQNAALTGEISIQGKVKAVGGVFEKAYGAKQAGITTLVIPKENEQDIPKEHLGLNIVPVETAEEALQVLFEEPIK
- the dnaB gene encoding replicative DNA helicase; this encodes MIERVPPQNIEAEQAVIGGMLIEKEAISKVAEFLKADDFYREAHRLIFEAMLELFNKNEAVDLVTVTEVLRKNDKLEAVGGIAYITSLANSVPTAANINYHGKIVEEKALLRGLINSATHIASMGYEDTEAVADIIDKAEKMILEVSERKMSGDFVPIKSIIFDAFGKIEQLYASKGGITGLATGFKDLDKITSGLQPSDLILVAARPSMGKTAFTLNIASHVAIREKKAVAFFSLEMSKEQLVQRMLCSEATIDSQRLRIGELEERDWTKLISAADRLSSAPIYIDDTPGITVMEMRSKARRLKIEHDLQLIIIDYLQLMQGSSNKGGDNRQQEISEISRSLKALARELNLPVIALSQLSRSVESRQIKKPMLSDLRESGSLEQDADIVSFLYREDYYNPETENKNITDIIIAKHRNGPVDTVQLFFHKQFTKFCDLSRVQE